The proteins below are encoded in one region of Metabacillus dongyingensis:
- the trpB gene encoding tryptophan synthase subunit beta: MYQFPDEFGRFGEFGGKYVPETLMQPLEELQEAFAEAVADPAFMNEYHRLLIEYSGRPTALTYAENVTKKLGGAKIFLKREDLNHTGAHKINNAIGQALLAQKMGKTKIIAETGAGQHGVAAATVAAKFGLECKVFMGEEDVMRQQLNVFRMKLLGAEVIPVHSGNKTLKDATNEAIRYWVQHCEDHFYMIGSVVGPHPYPQMVREFQRVIGEEAKQQLAERMDCLPDKVVACVGGGSNAIGMFAAFIEEDVDLVGVEAAGKGVDTPLHAATITKGTKGVIHGSLTYLLQDQYGQIIEPYSISAGLDYPGIGPEHAHLADTGRVKYESVTDDEALEALTCLAKEEGILAAIETAHALAKAFQLAQEMDSDETLLICLSGRGDKDVHTLMSSLEGSDKNAGILAEAAGTK, encoded by the coding sequence ATGTATCAGTTTCCAGATGAATTTGGCAGATTCGGAGAATTTGGAGGAAAGTATGTACCTGAAACGTTAATGCAGCCGCTTGAGGAGCTGCAAGAGGCATTTGCAGAAGCGGTGGCAGATCCTGCATTTATGAATGAATATCATCGTCTTCTAATTGAATATTCCGGAAGACCTACAGCATTGACGTATGCCGAAAACGTGACGAAAAAACTTGGCGGAGCAAAAATTTTCTTGAAACGCGAGGATCTTAACCATACTGGCGCCCACAAAATCAATAATGCAATTGGGCAAGCCCTGCTTGCACAGAAAATGGGGAAAACAAAGATTATTGCAGAGACTGGTGCAGGCCAGCACGGTGTTGCGGCAGCAACGGTTGCAGCAAAGTTTGGACTGGAATGCAAAGTCTTTATGGGTGAAGAAGATGTCATGAGACAGCAGCTCAATGTCTTTCGTATGAAACTGCTCGGGGCAGAAGTCATTCCTGTTCACAGCGGCAATAAAACACTGAAGGATGCTACAAACGAGGCGATCAGATACTGGGTTCAGCATTGCGAGGATCATTTCTATATGATTGGTTCAGTAGTCGGGCCTCATCCCTATCCGCAAATGGTCAGAGAGTTTCAAAGAGTAATAGGAGAAGAAGCAAAGCAGCAGCTGGCTGAACGAATGGACTGCCTTCCTGATAAAGTGGTTGCATGTGTCGGCGGAGGAAGCAATGCGATCGGCATGTTTGCAGCCTTCATTGAAGAAGATGTAGACCTTGTAGGAGTAGAAGCTGCCGGTAAAGGCGTTGATACACCTCTTCATGCTGCAACAATCACTAAAGGCACAAAAGGGGTTATTCATGGTTCACTCACGTACCTTTTGCAGGATCAGTACGGACAGATTATTGAACCATATTCTATATCTGCAGGGCTTGATTACCCTGGAATAGGACCTGAACATGCGCACCTTGCAGACACCGGCCGAGTGAAATATGAGAGTGTAACAGACGATGAGGCATTAGAAGCTTTAACCTGCTTAGCCAAGGAAGAAGGAATTCTTGCGGCTATTGAAACTGCTCATGCTCTCGCAAAAGCATTCCAGCTTGCGCAGGAAATGGATTCGGACGAAACACTGCTCATTTGTCTATCAGGACGCGGAGACAAAGATGTTCATACACTAATGAGTTCACTTGAAGGGAGCGATAAGAATGCAGGAATACTTGCAGAAGCAGCTGGAACAAAATAA
- a CDS encoding CheR family methyltransferase: protein MDYIQFQKEFKKLTGIDLAFYKEAQMKRRITSLYLKRGYKDFKEYYSAIKREKSLLYELLDRITINVTEFFRNKKRWDLLETELLPAMLNRSRPLKIWSAACSTGEEPYTIAMILSKYLPFRSIHILATDLDENVIARAKLGIYPERSLSELPEEMKRKYFAQDGAGYQISKEIIETVKFKKHNLLSDPFENEFDLIVCRNVLIYFTEEAKNLLYHKFSKALKNRGIFFIGSTEQIFCSHQYDLESAGTFFYRKIQL, encoded by the coding sequence ATGGATTATATTCAATTTCAGAAAGAGTTTAAAAAGTTAACAGGAATAGATCTTGCCTTTTATAAAGAGGCACAAATGAAAAGAAGAATCACCTCTCTTTATTTGAAAAGGGGATATAAGGATTTTAAAGAGTATTATTCAGCAATAAAAAGAGAGAAGTCACTGCTCTATGAGCTTTTGGACAGAATAACGATTAACGTAACAGAGTTTTTTAGAAATAAAAAGCGCTGGGATCTTTTAGAGACTGAATTGCTGCCTGCTATGCTAAACCGATCCCGCCCGCTGAAAATATGGAGTGCAGCCTGTTCAACCGGTGAAGAACCTTATACGATAGCGATGATTCTGTCAAAATATTTGCCATTTCGGTCTATTCATATCCTGGCGACAGATCTAGATGAAAATGTCATAGCGAGAGCAAAGCTTGGAATTTATCCCGAAAGAAGCCTTTCTGAGCTGCCGGAAGAGATGAAACGCAAATATTTTGCTCAGGATGGGGCAGGCTATCAAATTAGTAAAGAAATTATTGAGACGGTAAAATTTAAAAAACACAATCTGCTCTCAGACCCTTTTGAAAACGAATTTGATTTAATCGTTTGCCGAAATGTGCTGATTTATTTTACAGAAGAAGCAAAAAATTTGCTCTATCACAAGTTTTCAAAAGCTTTAAAAAACAGGGGAATCTTTTTTATAGGGAGTACAGAACAAATTTTCTGCAGTCATCAATATGACCTTGAATCAGCAGGAACTTTTTTTTACAGGAAAATACAGCTGTAA
- the trpE gene encoding anthranilate synthase component I — MFHTDFASFKQDSISYQTIPVIKSFQVDTFTPIQLFKVFEDEAVYLLESKDEESSWSRYSFIGLNPFLFIEEENDRYCVRSKQRKTIYESSSLKEIFLWMDGYLKVKLPDLDIPFAGGAVGYLGYDSVTMFERVQKHDNQDLNFKKCLLFVCHTMIAFDHIDKTLSFIHYERLSGKESEAGKRAVYEIAEAKINQLISQLTEKRDFNDLMLSPMDQASVSFEGVSSNFEKNDFLNSVEKIKDYIKAGDIFQGVLSQRFEVPITAKGFDLYRMLRVVNPSPYMFYIKFDETELIGSSPERLIYVQDGYLEIHPIAGTRKRGKTEEEDLRLEEDLRSDEKEKAEHYMLVDLARNDIGRVADYGSVKTPVLMELGRFSHVMHLISKVTGQLKTGTHPIDALLSSFPAGTVSGAPKVRAMQILQELEPTARNAYAGCIAYIGFDGNIDSCITIRTIALQGGKAYVQAGAGIVADSKPELEWKETRNKASALIKTIELAEKVFGKKEEAQK, encoded by the coding sequence ATGTTTCATACCGATTTTGCCTCATTTAAACAAGATAGTATAAGCTATCAAACAATACCTGTTATTAAATCTTTTCAAGTTGATACGTTCACCCCTATTCAGCTCTTCAAAGTGTTTGAAGATGAAGCGGTGTATTTATTAGAAAGCAAAGATGAAGAATCGTCGTGGTCACGTTATTCATTTATTGGTTTAAATCCTTTTTTGTTCATTGAGGAAGAAAATGACCGTTACTGTGTGAGATCCAAGCAAAGAAAAACAATCTATGAATCATCTTCTTTGAAAGAAATCTTCCTCTGGATGGACGGCTATTTAAAAGTAAAGCTTCCAGATCTTGATATTCCTTTTGCAGGGGGAGCCGTAGGCTATTTAGGATATGATTCTGTCACGATGTTTGAACGAGTTCAAAAGCATGACAATCAAGATTTAAATTTTAAAAAGTGCTTATTATTCGTTTGCCATACGATGATAGCGTTCGATCATATTGATAAAACACTCTCTTTTATTCATTACGAACGTCTATCTGGAAAAGAATCAGAAGCAGGCAAGCGAGCAGTCTATGAGATTGCTGAAGCTAAAATCAATCAGCTGATCTCACAATTGACCGAAAAAAGAGACTTCAATGATTTGATGCTCTCTCCGATGGATCAGGCATCTGTTTCGTTCGAAGGAGTAAGCTCCAATTTTGAAAAAAATGATTTTCTGAATTCAGTTGAAAAAATCAAAGATTATATCAAAGCAGGCGATATCTTTCAGGGAGTTCTTTCTCAAAGATTTGAAGTGCCGATTACGGCCAAAGGCTTCGATTTATATCGAATGCTGAGGGTCGTGAATCCCTCGCCCTATATGTTCTACATTAAATTTGATGAGACTGAGCTGATCGGCAGTTCTCCGGAAAGACTGATCTACGTGCAGGACGGCTACTTGGAAATCCACCCGATTGCAGGGACCAGAAAACGCGGAAAGACAGAAGAAGAGGATCTGCGGCTTGAGGAAGATCTGCGCAGCGATGAAAAGGAAAAAGCAGAGCATTATATGCTTGTGGACCTGGCAAGAAATGATATTGGGAGAGTTGCCGATTACGGGTCAGTCAAAACCCCGGTGTTAATGGAGCTCGGACGATTTTCACACGTGATGCATTTAATTTCAAAGGTGACCGGCCAATTAAAAACCGGCACACATCCAATTGATGCCCTGCTGTCATCTTTCCCTGCAGGAACGGTATCAGGTGCCCCGAAAGTCCGTGCCATGCAGATTCTGCAGGAGCTTGAGCCAACAGCAAGAAACGCTTATGCAGGGTGCATCGCTTATATTGGCTTTGACGGGAATATAGATTCATGTATTACGATCAGGACGATTGCGCTGCAGGGCGGAAAAGCCTATGTTCAGGCAGGAGCTGGAATAGTAGCTGATTCAAAGCCAGAACTTGAATGGAAAGAGACGAGAAATAAAGCAAGTGCCTTAATCAAAACGATTGAACTTGCTGAAAAAGTGTTTGGCAAAAAGGAGGAGGCTCAAAAATGA
- the trpC gene encoding indole-3-glycerol phosphate synthase TrpC gives MLTKILEKKREEVLSLTIPERINVSERSFYNALKQSNRKPALIAEVKKASPSKGVIKENFHPVEIAKAYEAGKADCLSVLTDESFFQGHRDFIAEIKKEVSLPVLRKDFIIDHKQVQESKNIGADAILLIGEALEARELHELYLHAYELGMDVLVEVHSLAVLEKLLPEFTPEILGVNNRDLSTFKTDIHQIKTISRSVPKDTLLVSESGIFTFEDVKTVQQEGANAILVGESLMRENDQTFAIKALYGEENE, from the coding sequence ATGCTTACTAAAATTCTTGAAAAGAAACGGGAAGAAGTCCTTTCGCTTACTATTCCTGAAAGAATAAACGTTTCTGAACGGTCATTTTACAATGCCCTGAAGCAATCAAACCGAAAACCGGCTTTAATTGCAGAAGTAAAGAAGGCATCTCCCTCTAAAGGGGTCATTAAAGAAAACTTTCATCCGGTGGAAATTGCAAAAGCATATGAAGCTGGAAAAGCAGATTGTCTCTCTGTTTTAACGGATGAAAGCTTTTTTCAGGGTCATCGTGATTTTATAGCTGAAATTAAGAAAGAAGTCAGTCTCCCTGTTTTAAGAAAGGATTTCATTATTGATCACAAGCAAGTTCAGGAATCCAAGAATATAGGAGCAGATGCCATCCTCTTAATAGGGGAGGCACTTGAAGCAAGAGAGCTGCACGAACTGTATTTGCATGCATATGAGTTGGGCATGGATGTTTTAGTGGAAGTGCATTCTCTGGCAGTTCTGGAAAAGCTTCTGCCTGAGTTCACCCCAGAAATACTTGGTGTGAATAATAGAGATCTTTCAACCTTTAAGACTGATATCCATCAAATAAAGACGATAAGCAGATCCGTTCCAAAAGATACACTGCTTGTAAGTGAAAGCGGGATTTTTACATTTGAAGATGTAAAGACTGTTCAGCAAGAAGGCGCTAATGCCATTTTAGTCGGAGAATCCCTCATGCGGGAGAATGATCAAACATTTGCCATCAAAGCCCTGTACGGAGAAGAAAATGAATAG
- the aroH gene encoding chorismate mutase, translating into MIRAIRGAATVELNDEALIIKATEALVLEMIEKNNVDPEDVASVLLSMTGDLDAVFPAKALRNFDGWEYVPVMCMQEIPVAGSLEKCIRVMMTVQTGLKQKEVKHVYQGKAIVLRPDLTDERIKSAFK; encoded by the coding sequence TTGATTCGTGCAATTAGAGGGGCTGCAACAGTTGAACTTAATGATGAAGCTTTAATCATCAAAGCAACTGAAGCTCTGGTTTTAGAAATGATTGAAAAAAACAATGTAGATCCTGAAGATGTCGCATCTGTCCTGCTCTCAATGACAGGGGATTTAGATGCGGTGTTTCCAGCAAAAGCTCTGCGAAACTTTGATGGCTGGGAATATGTCCCTGTCATGTGCATGCAGGAAATCCCTGTAGCAGGAAGTCTTGAAAAGTGCATCAGGGTCATGATGACAGTGCAGACCGGCCTAAAACAAAAAGAAGTAAAGCATGTTTATCAGGGGAAAGCGATTGTGTTAAGACCTGATTTAACAGATGAAAGAATAAAATCAGCATTTAAATGA
- the aroB gene encoding 3-dehydroquinate synthase, which yields MKNLLIETASGSYPVSVGRNIIETKLVEQIGEIKPTSILIIADSAVQSLYGKQLLNLLRSSYKTEVYIVPSGEEYKSFESYYNIQSFALKLGLDRKSLILAFGGGVIGDLAGFAAATYMRGIPFIQLPTTLLAHDSAVGGKVAINHPEGKNMIGAFYQPRAVIYDLAFLSTLPGHELRSGFAEVIKHGLIGNADFYHWLTAEISVLNDLIDEKLQHLIIEGIRVKAAVVKEDEKETGVRAHLNFGHTLGHAIEAEAGYGKISHGDGVAIGMLFAIWLSGRVYKLNLPYEKIKKWFKELGFPVEVPENLSTDALISRMLKDKKSHSGTITMVLLRTIGAPEISPFERDQLKYLLETWRQGGSV from the coding sequence ATGAAGAATTTGCTTATTGAAACTGCATCCGGATCATATCCTGTTTCAGTAGGAAGAAATATCATTGAAACAAAGCTGGTTGAGCAAATTGGGGAAATTAAGCCTACAAGCATCCTGATTATTGCTGATTCAGCTGTTCAAAGCCTGTATGGTAAACAGCTGCTGAATTTACTGAGGAGTTCTTACAAGACGGAAGTCTACATTGTACCTAGCGGGGAAGAATATAAATCATTTGAATCTTATTATAATATTCAATCATTCGCTCTTAAACTTGGACTTGACCGGAAATCTCTCATTCTTGCATTCGGCGGAGGAGTCATCGGTGACTTGGCTGGTTTTGCTGCTGCAACATACATGAGAGGCATCCCGTTTATTCAGCTTCCGACTACTCTGCTTGCACACGATAGTGCCGTTGGAGGAAAAGTCGCCATTAACCATCCAGAAGGAAAGAATATGATCGGTGCGTTTTATCAGCCCCGTGCGGTCATTTATGATTTGGCTTTTTTATCAACATTGCCAGGTCATGAGCTTCGTTCTGGCTTTGCTGAAGTAATTAAGCATGGACTGATTGGAAATGCTGATTTCTATCATTGGCTGACTGCTGAAATTTCTGTTCTTAATGATCTAATTGATGAAAAACTTCAGCATCTAATTATTGAAGGTATTCGTGTAAAAGCGGCAGTCGTAAAAGAAGATGAAAAGGAAACTGGTGTGAGAGCTCATTTGAACTTTGGCCATACCCTGGGACATGCGATTGAAGCAGAAGCAGGATATGGAAAGATCAGCCACGGTGATGGTGTTGCCATAGGTATGCTTTTTGCGATTTGGCTAAGCGGAAGAGTTTATAAATTGAATCTTCCTTATGAAAAAATCAAAAAGTGGTTTAAAGAATTAGGCTTTCCGGTTGAAGTTCCGGAAAACTTATCTACTGATGCGTTAATCAGCAGAATGCTAAAAGATAAAAAGTCGCATTCCGGAACGATCACAATGGTTTTGTTAAGAACGATCGGAGCACCAGAAATTTCTCCTTTCGAAAGAGATCAATTAAAATACTTGCTAGAAACATGGAGACAGGGGGGATCAGTTTGA
- the aroC gene encoding chorismate synthase gives MRYLTAGESHGPQLTAIVEGVPAGLSITAEDINLDLSRRQKGHGRGRRMQIEKDEVQITSGIRHGKALGSPIALVVENNDWKHWTNIMGIEPLEDGEEKDIKRQITRPRPGHADLNGAIKYGHRDIRNVLERSSARETTVRVAVGAVAKKLLAELGIKVAGHVVEIGSIKAEKTEYSSIEELQRVTEESPVRCLDENAAVKMMQAIDDAKSNGDSIGGVVEVIVEGMPAGVGSYVHYDRKLDSKIAAAIVSINAFKGVEFGIGFEAARRFGSEVHDEIIWSEETGYSRKTNRLGGLEGGMSTGMPIVVRGVMKPIPTLYKPLQSVDIETKEPFSASIERSDSCAVPAASVVAEAVVAWEIANAILEQFGSDRMDSIREHVQEMREYARKF, from the coding sequence ATGAGATACTTAACAGCAGGAGAATCACATGGACCGCAGTTAACCGCTATTGTTGAAGGAGTGCCGGCGGGGCTGTCAATTACTGCAGAGGATATTAACCTCGATCTTTCGCGCAGACAAAAGGGACATGGCAGAGGAAGAAGAATGCAGATTGAGAAGGACGAGGTTCAGATTACAAGCGGAATCCGTCATGGAAAAGCACTCGGCTCTCCAATCGCACTTGTAGTTGAAAATAATGATTGGAAACATTGGACGAATATTATGGGCATAGAGCCTTTAGAAGATGGCGAAGAAAAAGATATTAAACGCCAGATTACCCGCCCGCGGCCTGGTCATGCCGATTTAAACGGCGCCATCAAATATGGTCACCGTGATATACGCAACGTGCTTGAGCGATCTTCTGCGCGTGAAACAACTGTAAGAGTTGCGGTAGGCGCAGTAGCAAAGAAATTATTGGCAGAACTTGGCATTAAAGTGGCAGGTCATGTAGTGGAAATAGGATCCATAAAAGCTGAAAAAACAGAGTATTCTTCAATAGAAGAGTTACAGCGGGTCACAGAGGAATCACCTGTTCGCTGCCTGGATGAGAATGCTGCAGTGAAAATGATGCAGGCCATTGATGATGCAAAAAGCAACGGCGATTCTATTGGCGGTGTTGTGGAAGTCATTGTTGAAGGAATGCCTGCAGGCGTAGGAAGCTACGTTCATTACGACCGCAAGCTTGATTCGAAAATTGCAGCAGCCATCGTAAGCATCAATGCTTTTAAAGGTGTTGAATTTGGTATTGGCTTTGAAGCAGCCCGAAGATTTGGCAGTGAAGTACATGACGAAATTATTTGGAGTGAAGAGACAGGATACTCCCGTAAAACAAATCGTTTAGGCGGTTTAGAAGGCGGAATGTCTACTGGCATGCCGATTGTGGTCAGAGGGGTCATGAAGCCGATACCAACTCTTTATAAACCGCTTCAAAGTGTGGATATTGAAACGAAAGAACCATTTTCAGCAAGTATTGAACGTTCTGACAGCTGTGCAGTCCCGGCTGCAAGTGTTGTCGCTGAAGCAGTTGTGGCATGGGAAATTGCAAATGCGATTCTTGAACAATTCGGTTCAGACCGGATGGATTCGATTCGTGAGCACGTTCAGGAAATGCGCGAGTATGCGAGGAAGTTCTAA
- a CDS encoding phosphoribosylanthranilate isomerase: protein MNRPLIKLCGNRSLEDLKMTSESNADYLGLIFAESKRRVQAHQVKEWLDSVDIKEKQLVAIFVNASLNEIEDIMKNLPIDVIQCHGSETVRDIANIKHHFNKRVWKALPHYEGTLSDMKKYAEAADGFVIDSKVKDAFGGTGQTFDWSKVPCYIQAAEELNKTLFIAGGIAPDNIHQLLGLYPPGIDISSGIEQNGKKDETLLTRLEERVNHHVSVSR from the coding sequence ATGAATAGGCCTTTGATTAAGCTGTGCGGAAATCGTTCTTTGGAAGATTTAAAAATGACAAGCGAGTCAAATGCAGACTATCTCGGACTTATCTTTGCCGAAAGTAAGCGCAGGGTGCAAGCCCATCAAGTAAAAGAATGGCTTGATTCGGTTGATATAAAGGAGAAACAGTTAGTTGCGATTTTTGTAAATGCCAGCCTGAATGAAATAGAAGATATAATGAAAAATCTTCCAATTGATGTCATTCAATGCCACGGCTCAGAAACAGTCAGAGACATAGCTAATATCAAACATCATTTTAATAAGAGAGTATGGAAAGCATTGCCCCATTACGAGGGAACACTGTCTGATATGAAAAAATATGCAGAAGCAGCGGACGGCTTTGTGATTGATTCTAAAGTCAAAGACGCATTTGGAGGAACTGGACAGACATTTGATTGGTCAAAAGTGCCGTGTTATATACAGGCAGCTGAAGAGCTAAACAAAACGCTCTTCATTGCAGGAGGCATTGCACCTGACAATATTCATCAGCTGCTGGGACTATATCCGCCGGGAATCGATATTTCAAGCGGGATTGAACAAAACGGAAAAAAAGATGAGACCTTGTTGACAAGGCTTGAAGAAAGGGTGAATCACCATGTATCAGTTTCCAGATGA
- the trpD gene encoding anthranilate phosphoribosyltransferase: MKTLLSKCIEGHTLTEEEATAAMNQVMEGKATSSQIASFISILRFRGETVDELVGFAKAMKQHMTRIDYAEDLIDTCGTGGDGASTFNISTASAILASSLGAKVAKHGNRAISSKSGSADVLEQLGISIQTTPEEAKLALQTYDMSFLFAPIYHSSMKHAVSPRQEIGFRTVFNLLGPLANPANAKRQVMGVFSTEYAEKIAYALRELGSEHVLLVTGRDGLDECSITGVTDIVELKKGKIDRYEITPEEMGLERGELKDIQVESPAESAKLILDVFKGKREGAAADIVALNAGAALYIAGKTDSFADGVKKAADAIENGTAYRQLARLQSKKEEQYAY, translated from the coding sequence ATGAAAACATTACTCAGCAAATGCATTGAAGGCCATACGCTGACAGAAGAAGAAGCAACTGCTGCCATGAATCAAGTAATGGAGGGAAAAGCCACTTCCAGCCAAATCGCAAGTTTTATTTCCATATTAAGATTCCGCGGCGAAACGGTTGACGAGCTTGTCGGTTTTGCAAAGGCAATGAAACAGCATATGACCCGCATTGATTATGCAGAGGATCTGATTGATACGTGCGGTACAGGGGGAGATGGGGCATCGACATTTAATATCTCGACTGCATCAGCCATTCTTGCATCTTCTCTCGGAGCAAAAGTAGCAAAACACGGCAATCGCGCAATCTCATCAAAAAGCGGCAGTGCAGATGTGCTTGAACAGCTTGGAATCTCCATTCAAACAACACCGGAAGAAGCGAAGCTCGCTCTGCAGACTTATGATATGAGTTTTCTGTTCGCGCCAATCTACCATTCTTCAATGAAGCACGCCGTAAGTCCAAGGCAGGAAATTGGCTTTAGAACGGTCTTTAATCTACTTGGTCCATTAGCAAATCCTGCTAATGCGAAGCGCCAAGTGATGGGGGTGTTTTCTACAGAGTATGCAGAGAAAATAGCCTATGCCCTTCGCGAACTTGGCTCAGAGCATGTTCTTCTTGTAACCGGAAGAGATGGCCTTGACGAATGCAGCATTACAGGTGTAACAGATATTGTTGAACTGAAAAAAGGCAAGATTGACCGTTATGAAATAACCCCTGAAGAGATGGGTCTTGAACGCGGCGAATTAAAAGATATCCAGGTTGAGAGTCCTGCAGAAAGCGCAAAACTAATTCTCGATGTATTCAAGGGGAAACGCGAAGGGGCAGCAGCAGACATTGTTGCACTGAATGCTGGTGCTGCTTTATATATAGCAGGCAAGACTGATTCATTTGCTGATGGAGTGAAAAAAGCGGCGGACGCAATCGAAAATGGCACAGCCTATCGTCAGCTCGCCCGTCTTCAAAGTAAGAAGGAGGAGCAATATGCTTACTAA
- the hepT gene encoding heptaprenyl diphosphate synthase component II, whose amino-acid sequence MKFKMVYSFLNADLDLIEQELEKTVSSTEPLLSEAGLHLLQAGGKRIRPVFVLLSAMFGEYDIDKVKKVAIALEIIHMASLVHDDVIDDAELRRGKPTIKAKWDNRIAMYTGDYLFARSLEIMTSLENIAAHQILSKTIVEVSLGEIEQIKDKYDFDQNLRVYLRRIKRKTALLIAASCQLGAIAGGVPESIHKKLFLFGYYVGMSFQITDDILDFTSTEEELGKPVGGDLLQGNITLPVLYAMENPELKKKISKVTSDATHAEMADIIDAISTSDAIERSIQVSDMYLQKGFSILNQLPKNRARSALTNIAKYIGKRKF is encoded by the coding sequence ATGAAATTTAAAATGGTGTATTCGTTCTTAAATGCAGATCTTGATCTGATTGAACAGGAACTTGAAAAAACGGTAAGCTCAACAGAGCCTCTGCTCAGCGAGGCGGGGCTTCACCTTCTTCAGGCAGGGGGAAAGCGCATCCGCCCTGTTTTTGTATTGCTTTCCGCCATGTTTGGCGAATATGATATCGATAAAGTAAAAAAAGTGGCCATCGCTCTAGAAATTATTCATATGGCATCTTTAGTGCATGATGATGTGATTGACGACGCCGAGCTCAGACGCGGGAAACCGACAATAAAAGCAAAGTGGGATAACCGCATTGCAATGTATACAGGGGATTACTTATTTGCAAGATCTCTTGAGATTATGACATCTTTAGAAAATATTGCGGCTCATCAGATCCTCTCAAAAACGATTGTTGAAGTTTCGCTTGGTGAAATAGAACAAATAAAAGACAAGTATGATTTTGACCAGAATCTGCGTGTTTATTTAAGACGCATAAAACGGAAAACTGCGTTATTGATTGCTGCCAGCTGTCAGCTTGGAGCGATTGCCGGCGGTGTTCCTGAATCCATACATAAAAAATTATTTCTTTTCGGCTATTATGTAGGAATGTCCTTTCAAATTACAGACGATATTCTCGATTTTACCTCTACAGAAGAAGAGCTTGGAAAGCCAGTTGGCGGAGACTTGCTTCAGGGCAACATTACCCTTCCCGTTCTTTATGCAATGGAAAATCCCGAGTTAAAAAAGAAAATCAGCAAGGTAACTAGTGATGCGACCCATGCGGAAATGGCGGACATTATTGATGCCATCTCAACTTCCGATGCAATTGAGCGGTCCATCCAAGTAAGTGACATGTATCTTCAGAAAGGGTTCAGCATTTTAAACCAATTGCCGAAAAATAGAGCTAGATCTGCCTTAACCAATATTGCAAAATATATTGGAAAAAGAAAATTTTAA
- the ndk gene encoding nucleoside-diphosphate kinase, with protein sequence MEKTFMMVKPDGVQRQLIGKIISRFESKGLHLVGAKLMQIPVGLAEQHYGEHNGKPFFGELVDFITSGPVFAMVWEGENVIEISRTMMGKTKPAEALPGTIRGDYGLFVGKNIIHGSDSPESAEREINLFFNQEELVEYDKDIHNWIY encoded by the coding sequence ATGGAAAAAACATTTATGATGGTTAAACCTGATGGCGTTCAGCGTCAGCTTATCGGAAAAATTATTTCAAGATTCGAAAGTAAGGGTTTACATTTAGTTGGGGCAAAATTAATGCAAATCCCAGTTGGACTCGCAGAGCAGCATTACGGAGAACACAACGGGAAGCCGTTCTTTGGGGAACTTGTTGATTTTATAACTTCCGGACCAGTTTTCGCTATGGTATGGGAAGGGGAAAATGTGATTGAGATCTCACGCACAATGATGGGGAAAACAAAACCAGCCGAAGCATTGCCGGGTACAATCAGAGGCGACTATGGTTTATTCGTCGGGAAAAACATTATCCACGGTTCCGATTCACCTGAGAGTGCAGAGCGCGAAATTAACCTTTTCTTCAATCAAGAAGAATTAGTAGAATACGACAAAGATATTCATAATTGGATTTATTAA